One window from the genome of Asterias rubens chromosome 11, eAstRub1.3, whole genome shotgun sequence encodes:
- the LOC117296571 gene encoding dnaJ homolog subfamily C member 8-like isoform X1 — MAASTAKLDGLTQNEAHFTTFMEEVKAIEERDAVLTPKQQIDRLLRPGSTYFNLNPFEVIQVPPDMGIDDIKKKYRRLSILVHPDKNINDRDRAQKAFEVLTNAMKIVEDEEKRTSMLAIIQEAKEKNEFLLEEKRKKRKKEGQSTEIEEDDPEKFKETLYKTTVKLFADYEIRRRELAERDAVLRKREREEEIVQEEKVKKQKEWEKEWEVHKSRDDRVESWRDFKQGGKKKKKIKNRMAFKPPKPKLEQR; from the exons ATGGCGGCCAGCACAGCAAAACTTGACGGGTTGACCCAAAATGAAGCTcattttaccacttttatggagGAG GTGAAGGCTATTGAAGAACGAGATGCTGTACTGACTCCAAAACAACAAATAGATAGGCTACTACGGCCAGGTAGCACCTACTTTAACCTCAATCCCTTTGAG GTAATCCAGGTTCCTCCTGACATGGGCATTGATGATATCAAGAAGAAATACAGAAGG TTGTCTATCCTGGTTCATCCGGACAAAAACATCAACGACAGAGATCGAGCCCAAAAAGCTTTTGAAG TTTTAACCAATGCTATGAAGATAGTTGAGGATGAAGAGAAGAGAACAAGCATGCTAGCCATCATTCAAGAAGCCAAAGAGAAAAATGAGTTCTTG TTAGAAGAGAAGAGGAAAAAGAGGAAGAAGGAAGGTCAGTCCACAGAGATTGAAGAAGATGATCCAGAGAAG TTTAAAGAAACTCTTTACAAGACCACAGTGAAGCTTTTTGCTGACTATGAGATCCGTCGAAGGGAGCTTGCTGAGCGAGATGCAGTACTCAGAAAACGAGAACGAGAAGAAGAGATTGTACAAGAAGAGAAAGTCAAGAAGCAAAAGGAGTGGGAGAAAGAAtgggaggtacat aaAAGCCGAGATGACCGAGTAGAGAGTTGGCGAGATTTTAAGCAAGgtgggaagaagaagaagaagatcaAAAACAGAATGGCATTCAAACCACCCAAGCCCAAACTAGAACAAAGATGA
- the LOC117296571 gene encoding dnaJ homolog subfamily C member 8-like isoform X2, with the protein MAASTAKLDGLTQNEAHFTTFMEEVKAIEERDAVLTPKQQIDRLLRPGSTYFNLNPFEVIQVPPDMGIDDIKKKYRRLSILVHPDKNINDRDRAQKAFEVLTNAMKIVEDEEKRTSMLAIIQEAKEKNEFLLEEKRKKRKKEGQSTEIEEDDPEKFKETLYKTTVKLFADYEIRRRELAERDAVLRKREREEEIVQEEKVKKQKEWEKEWEKSRDDRVESWRDFKQGGKKKKKIKNRMAFKPPKPKLEQR; encoded by the exons ATGGCGGCCAGCACAGCAAAACTTGACGGGTTGACCCAAAATGAAGCTcattttaccacttttatggagGAG GTGAAGGCTATTGAAGAACGAGATGCTGTACTGACTCCAAAACAACAAATAGATAGGCTACTACGGCCAGGTAGCACCTACTTTAACCTCAATCCCTTTGAG GTAATCCAGGTTCCTCCTGACATGGGCATTGATGATATCAAGAAGAAATACAGAAGG TTGTCTATCCTGGTTCATCCGGACAAAAACATCAACGACAGAGATCGAGCCCAAAAAGCTTTTGAAG TTTTAACCAATGCTATGAAGATAGTTGAGGATGAAGAGAAGAGAACAAGCATGCTAGCCATCATTCAAGAAGCCAAAGAGAAAAATGAGTTCTTG TTAGAAGAGAAGAGGAAAAAGAGGAAGAAGGAAGGTCAGTCCACAGAGATTGAAGAAGATGATCCAGAGAAG TTTAAAGAAACTCTTTACAAGACCACAGTGAAGCTTTTTGCTGACTATGAGATCCGTCGAAGGGAGCTTGCTGAGCGAGATGCAGTACTCAGAAAACGAGAACGAGAAGAAGAGATTGTACAAGAAGAGAAAGTCAAGAAGCAAAAGGAGTGGGAGAAAGAAtgggag aaAAGCCGAGATGACCGAGTAGAGAGTTGGCGAGATTTTAAGCAAGgtgggaagaagaagaagaagatcaAAAACAGAATGGCATTCAAACCACCCAAGCCCAAACTAGAACAAAGATGA